The Saccharopolyspora gloriosae genome window below encodes:
- a CDS encoding NAD(P)H-quinone oxidoreductase encodes MYAIAIREPGDPEVLEWTEQADPRPGPGEVLVDVAAAGVNRADLSQRQGNYPPPKGASEILGLECSGTVAELGEGVTGWQVGDEVCALLAGGGYAERVVVPAAQLLPVPDGVDLVDAAGLAEVSCTVWSNVVMEGGLTEGKLLLVHGGSGGIGTSAIQIGRALGARVAATAGAAESREFCRELGADPVISYRDEDFVEVVKGLGGADVVLDNMGASYLDRNLSALAPDGHLAVIGMQGGRKAELDLGRMLVKRLHISVLGLRGRPLDGPTGKAAIVADVREKLWPHVAAGRVRPIVHSRIPLPEASRAHSLLESGGVHGKILLTRS; translated from the coding sequence ATGTACGCCATCGCGATCCGTGAGCCGGGTGACCCGGAAGTGCTGGAGTGGACCGAGCAGGCCGATCCGCGGCCCGGTCCCGGTGAAGTGCTCGTGGACGTCGCGGCGGCCGGCGTGAACCGGGCCGACCTGTCCCAGCGGCAGGGCAACTACCCGCCGCCGAAGGGCGCCAGCGAGATCCTCGGCCTCGAATGCTCCGGCACGGTCGCCGAACTGGGCGAGGGCGTCACCGGCTGGCAGGTCGGCGACGAGGTGTGCGCGCTGCTCGCCGGTGGGGGCTACGCGGAGCGGGTCGTGGTGCCCGCCGCTCAGCTGTTGCCGGTGCCCGACGGCGTGGACCTGGTCGACGCGGCGGGACTGGCCGAGGTGTCCTGCACGGTGTGGTCGAACGTGGTCATGGAAGGCGGCCTCACCGAAGGGAAGCTGCTGCTGGTGCACGGCGGTTCCGGCGGCATCGGCACCAGCGCCATCCAGATCGGGCGGGCGCTGGGCGCCCGGGTCGCCGCGACCGCGGGCGCGGCCGAGAGCCGGGAGTTCTGCCGGGAGCTCGGCGCCGACCCGGTGATCAGCTACCGCGACGAGGACTTCGTCGAGGTGGTCAAGGGGCTCGGCGGGGCCGACGTGGTCCTGGACAACATGGGCGCGTCCTACCTGGACCGGAACCTCTCGGCGCTGGCGCCGGACGGGCATCTCGCGGTGATCGGCATGCAGGGCGGTCGCAAGGCCGAGCTGGACCTGGGGCGGATGCTGGTGAAGCGGCTGCACATCTCCGTGCTGGGCCTGCGCGGACGTCCGCTGGACGGGCCGACGGGCAAGGCCGCCATCGTCGCCGACGTGCGGGAGAAGCTGTGGCCGCACGTCGCCGCCGGGCGGGTCCGGCCGATCGTGCACAGCCGCATCCCGTTGCCGGAGGCGTCCCGCGCGCACTCGCTGCTGGAATCGGGCGGCGTGCACGGCAAGATCCTGCTCACCCGCTCCTGA
- a CDS encoding M28 family peptidase encodes MTAVRSGRRFAAVSAAFAAALVAAAPASAAPTDLGAQVEVDAVHRHLVALQRIADGHDGNRASGREGYEASVDYVAGKLRGAGFDVTTPEFDYQAYFLDSFALAVAGAPVDGDALEYSPATPQGGLTAPLSVAAVDDTPGCEAADFPADVAGSVALVQRGSCTFAEKQQIAADLGAVGTIIYNNVEGPVNGTLGDPADARIPSAGVDQATGQRLAEQAGAEVHLDVQSRLQDITTRNVVAQTRTGRTDNVVTAGAHLDSVAEGAGINDNGSGTAGLLETALALGGAPDAPNAVRFAFWGAEESGLVGSTKYVQSLSFEQQLDIALYLNFDMIGSPNAGYFAYDGDDSDGVGAGPGPHGSGVIERDLGAALLAQGVEVEGTDFDGRSDYGEFIANGIPAGGLFTGGDGTKTEEQAAKWGGTAGVNFDPNYHTPQDNLSNVDKVALERNAKALATTIGQYAQSTEGVNGTRADRAGLRTAQAPLPALGDHDRI; translated from the coding sequence ATGACTGCTGTGAGATCGGGCCGCCGCTTCGCGGCCGTGTCCGCCGCCTTCGCCGCGGCCCTGGTCGCCGCCGCCCCCGCGTCCGCCGCGCCGACCGATCTGGGGGCTCAGGTCGAGGTCGACGCCGTGCACCGGCACCTCGTCGCGCTGCAGCGCATCGCCGACGGCCACGACGGCAACCGCGCGTCCGGCCGCGAGGGGTACGAGGCCAGCGTGGACTACGTGGCGGGCAAGCTGCGCGGCGCCGGATTCGACGTCACCACGCCGGAATTCGACTACCAGGCCTACTTCCTCGACTCGTTCGCGCTGGCCGTGGCCGGTGCGCCGGTCGACGGGGACGCGCTGGAGTACTCGCCCGCGACCCCGCAGGGCGGCTTGACCGCGCCGCTGTCGGTCGCCGCCGTCGACGACACCCCCGGCTGCGAGGCGGCCGATTTCCCCGCCGACGTCGCCGGATCGGTGGCGCTCGTGCAGCGCGGCTCCTGCACTTTCGCGGAGAAGCAGCAGATCGCCGCGGACCTCGGTGCCGTGGGCACGATCATCTACAACAACGTCGAAGGCCCGGTCAACGGCACCCTCGGCGACCCCGCCGACGCGCGGATCCCGAGCGCGGGCGTGGACCAGGCCACCGGGCAGCGGCTCGCCGAGCAGGCGGGCGCGGAGGTCCACCTGGACGTGCAGTCCCGGTTGCAGGACATCACCACCCGCAACGTCGTCGCCCAGACCCGCACCGGGCGCACCGACAACGTGGTGACCGCCGGGGCGCACCTGGACAGCGTCGCCGAAGGCGCCGGGATCAACGACAACGGCAGCGGCACCGCGGGCCTGCTGGAGACCGCGCTCGCCCTCGGCGGCGCTCCGGACGCGCCGAACGCGGTGCGCTTCGCGTTCTGGGGTGCGGAGGAGTCCGGCCTCGTCGGGTCCACGAAGTACGTGCAGAGCCTCAGCTTCGAGCAGCAGCTCGACATCGCGCTGTACCTGAACTTCGACATGATCGGTTCGCCGAACGCCGGGTACTTCGCCTACGACGGGGACGACTCCGACGGCGTCGGCGCCGGTCCCGGCCCGCACGGCTCGGGCGTCATCGAGCGCGACCTGGGCGCGGCGCTGCTGGCCCAGGGCGTGGAGGTCGAGGGCACCGACTTCGACGGGCGCTCGGACTACGGCGAGTTCATCGCCAACGGCATTCCCGCGGGCGGGCTGTTCACCGGCGGCGACGGCACCAAGACCGAGGAGCAGGCCGCGAAGTGGGGCGGCACGGCCGGGGTGAACTTCGACCCGAACTACCACACCCCGCAGGACAACCTGTCCAATGTGGACAAGGTTGCGCTGGAGCGGAACGCGAAGGCGCTGGCCACCACGATCGGCCAGTACGCGCAGAGCACCGAAGGCGTCAACGGCACCCGCGCCGACCGCGCCGGGCTCCGTACCGCGCAGGCCCCGTTGCCCGCTCTCGGCGACCACGACCGCATCTGA
- a CDS encoding endonuclease/exonuclease/phosphatase family protein — MNRRCTTFAAIGAVVAGTALTTPATAAGGEPAVRFATFNASLNRPAAGDLLADLSTPDDPQAAKVAEVVQRARPDVLLLNEFDHVEGGAAVDAFRDNYLAVGHHGARPIDYPYSYTAPVNTGVPSGMDLDHDGVVGGPGDAHGFGEFPGQYGMVVLSKHPIDEDAVRTFQGFRWADMPGALLPDDPATPEPADWYSPEELREVRLSSKSHWDVPVEVGGRRIHLLAAHPTPPNFDGPEDRNGLRNHDEIRFWSDYVHPARGDYLYDDAGRSGGLAPGARFVIAGDHNSDPVDGDSVPGAADRLLDAHRVRDPEPASAGAVQAAHDQGGANAEHRGPARLDTADFSDDAPGNLRVDYVLPSWPLRPTGSGVFWPAPQDPTARLNDASDHHLTWVDLRP, encoded by the coding sequence GTGAACCGACGCTGCACCACGTTCGCCGCCATCGGCGCCGTCGTCGCCGGCACCGCGCTCACCACCCCCGCGACCGCCGCCGGCGGCGAACCCGCGGTCCGCTTCGCCACGTTCAACGCCTCGCTGAACCGCCCCGCCGCGGGCGACCTGCTCGCCGACCTGTCCACACCGGACGATCCGCAGGCCGCGAAGGTCGCCGAGGTCGTGCAGCGGGCCCGGCCGGACGTGCTGCTGCTCAACGAGTTCGACCACGTCGAAGGCGGCGCGGCCGTGGACGCGTTCCGGGACAACTACCTCGCCGTCGGCCACCACGGCGCCCGGCCCATCGACTACCCGTACAGCTACACGGCTCCCGTGAACACCGGCGTCCCGTCCGGCATGGACCTGGACCACGACGGCGTCGTCGGCGGTCCCGGCGACGCCCACGGCTTCGGCGAATTTCCCGGCCAGTACGGCATGGTCGTGCTCTCGAAGCACCCCATCGACGAGGACGCGGTGCGCACCTTCCAGGGGTTCCGCTGGGCCGACATGCCCGGTGCGCTGCTGCCCGACGACCCCGCCACGCCCGAACCGGCCGACTGGTACTCGCCGGAGGAGCTGCGCGAGGTGCGGCTGTCGTCGAAGTCGCACTGGGACGTCCCCGTCGAGGTCGGCGGCCGCCGGATCCACCTGCTCGCCGCGCACCCCACTCCCCCGAACTTCGACGGCCCCGAGGACCGCAACGGCCTGCGCAACCACGACGAGATCCGCTTCTGGTCCGACTACGTGCACCCGGCGCGCGGCGACTACCTCTACGATGACGCGGGCCGCAGCGGCGGTTTGGCCCCCGGAGCGCGGTTCGTCATCGCGGGCGACCACAACTCCGATCCCGTCGACGGCGACAGCGTTCCCGGCGCCGCGGACCGCCTGCTCGACGCGCACCGGGTGCGCGACCCGGAACCCGCCAGCGCGGGCGCGGTCCAGGCGGCGCACGACCAGGGCGGCGCCAACGCCGAGCACCGCGGACCGGCCCGGCTGGACACCGCCGACTTCAGCGACGACGCCCCCGGCAACCTGCGCGTGGACTACGTGCTGCCGTCCTGGCCGCTGCGCCCCACCGGAAGTGGCGTCTTCTGGCCAGCCCCGCAGGACCCGACGGCACGCCTCAACGACGCCTCCGACCACCACCTCACCTGGGTGGACCTGCGGCCGTGA
- a CDS encoding MarR family winged helix-turn-helix transcriptional regulator produces the protein MAAWRSYTEGSALLEHRLNRELHAAHDLSIADYEILVRLSEQPDRQQRMSELAKDVAHSKSRISHQIRRLENAELVRRNDCPDDGRGVLAVLTDRGEEVLRAAAPSHVASVREHLIDLLEPAEKQVLAAVFERVRTRLRDHAEP, from the coding sequence ATGGCGGCGTGGCGCTCCTACACCGAGGGCAGCGCCCTGCTGGAGCACCGCCTCAACCGGGAGCTGCACGCGGCGCACGACCTGTCCATCGCCGACTACGAGATCCTCGTCCGCCTGTCGGAGCAGCCCGACCGGCAACAGCGGATGAGCGAACTCGCCAAGGACGTGGCGCACTCCAAGAGCCGCATATCGCACCAGATCCGCAGGTTGGAGAACGCGGAACTGGTGCGCCGCAACGATTGCCCCGACGACGGCCGCGGCGTCCTGGCCGTGCTCACCGACCGCGGCGAGGAAGTCCTGCGCGCCGCCGCCCCCTCCCACGTCGCCAGCGTCCGCGAGCACCTGATCGACCTCCTGGAGCCCGCGGAGAAGCAGGTCCTGGCCGCCGTGTTCGAACGAGTCAGAACCCGCCTGCGCGACCACGCCGAGCCCTGA
- a CDS encoding CPBP family intramembrane glutamic endopeptidase — MAGSTAAPWAVDPAETGTDRVGGVPYHRALVHDRRRVGRGVAAIVLVVVGLFGFGSVITWLAAQADLAMGRVNPTLGGDDVTVLFQAAGAASIALLIPWSMLVQRWLYGVRGRSLISVVSRFRFDRFGWAFLFAGPLSVLCIAIVSLVTPVEPAQFNSADLIGLLAVTLLLTPLQAAGEEFGFRGLVLRVASSWNRNPRTALVVGVVVSAALFGAIHFQGNLWLNLNYLTLGVGAALITWRTGGLETAVVLHALNNTVSFTFALVLHTDLLGGTGEPALLLLTVPTIATTAAVFATTRRHGSTTARARPTRL, encoded by the coding sequence ATGGCAGGTAGCACCGCTGCACCGTGGGCGGTCGACCCCGCGGAGACCGGCACCGACCGCGTGGGTGGCGTCCCCTACCACCGGGCCCTGGTCCACGACCGGCGACGGGTGGGACGTGGCGTCGCCGCCATCGTGCTGGTGGTCGTCGGGCTGTTCGGGTTCGGATCGGTGATCACCTGGCTGGCGGCCCAAGCCGACCTGGCCATGGGGCGGGTCAACCCGACGCTCGGCGGTGACGACGTCACGGTCCTCTTCCAGGCCGCCGGGGCCGCCTCGATCGCGTTGCTCATCCCGTGGAGCATGCTCGTGCAGCGCTGGCTCTACGGAGTCCGAGGACGCTCGCTGATCTCGGTCGTCTCCCGGTTCCGGTTCGACCGGTTCGGATGGGCGTTCCTGTTCGCCGGCCCGCTGTCGGTCCTCTGCATCGCCATCGTCTCGCTCGTGACCCCGGTCGAGCCCGCGCAGTTCAACAGCGCGGATCTGATCGGTCTCCTCGCCGTCACCCTGCTGCTGACCCCGCTGCAGGCAGCGGGGGAGGAGTTCGGGTTCCGCGGTCTCGTCCTGCGCGTCGCGAGCAGCTGGAACCGGAACCCGCGCACCGCACTGGTCGTCGGCGTGGTGGTCTCGGCAGCGTTGTTCGGCGCGATCCACTTCCAAGGCAACCTGTGGCTGAACCTGAACTACCTGACCCTCGGCGTCGGCGCGGCGCTCATCACCTGGCGCACCGGTGGGCTAGAGACGGCTGTGGTCCTCCACGCTCTGAACAACACCGTCAGCTTCACCTTCGCGCTGGTGCTGCACACCGACCTGCTCGGCGGCACGGGCGAACCGGCGCTGCTGCTCCTCACCGTACCCACGATCGCCACGACAGCCGCAGTCTTCGCAACCACCCGCCGACACGGCTCTACGACCGCGCGGGCCCGTCCGACGAGGCTGTGA
- a CDS encoding MerR family transcriptional regulator, with translation MAWSTRELAELAGTTARTVRHYHQIGLLPEPERRSNGYKQYGVTHLIRLLRIKRLAELGVGLHTIAELGNDEHPVEALRALDAELGEQMSRLSKARAEVTMMLEEQLATDLPSEFAVTAAVPMSDADKRLTSVLGRLLDRDDRQVYADLVASDARSHVDDDFEGLAADAGEAVRHDLAVRMAAHLETLREQHPGVFELGASDPRRFHSTVEQVSKEIYNPAQLDVLRRTTALFWRGKDHAATSHAAPRPARPAVDE, from the coding sequence ATGGCGTGGAGCACCAGGGAACTCGCCGAGTTGGCGGGGACGACCGCGCGCACTGTTCGCCACTACCACCAGATCGGGCTGTTGCCCGAGCCGGAACGACGCAGCAACGGCTACAAGCAGTACGGCGTGACCCACCTGATCCGGCTGCTGCGGATCAAGCGACTCGCCGAGCTCGGTGTCGGTCTGCACACCATCGCCGAGCTGGGCAATGACGAGCATCCGGTGGAGGCGTTGCGAGCCCTGGACGCCGAGCTCGGCGAACAGATGAGCCGGTTGAGCAAGGCACGCGCCGAAGTCACGATGATGCTGGAGGAGCAGCTCGCCACGGATCTGCCGTCGGAGTTCGCGGTGACCGCGGCCGTGCCGATGTCCGACGCGGACAAGCGCCTGACCTCGGTCCTGGGCAGGCTGCTCGATCGCGACGACCGCCAGGTATACGCGGACCTGGTCGCTTCCGATGCGCGCAGTCATGTCGACGACGATTTCGAGGGCCTTGCCGCCGACGCCGGAGAAGCCGTCCGGCACGACCTCGCCGTGCGCATGGCGGCGCACCTGGAGACGCTGCGCGAGCAGCACCCCGGTGTCTTCGAGCTGGGCGCGTCGGATCCTCGACGCTTCCACTCAACCGTGGAGCAGGTCTCTAAGGAGATCTACAACCCGGCTCAACTCGACGTGCTGCGCCGGACGACGGCACTGTTCTGGCGGGGCAAGGATCACGCAGCGACGTCCCACGCCGCACCCCGTCCGGCACGACCGGCCGTCGACGAGTGA
- a CDS encoding S1 family peptidase translates to MGKPGTAALFAAVGAVALTAVLAPPASAIIGGHDATADYPFMVSVQKDGHHYCGATLIEPDWIVTAGHCTVNVEPEQLSVRIGDHDRTKGAEAQVTEVIAHPDFSYEPFRADVAVMKLDHPVDAQPVEIAAEPGPIGTGTRLLGWGMTCEDGSECPDPPSTLQELDSELVPDDRCTENYDPDNELCTDSPTENAQACILDSGGPQLKGRPGDWRLIGATSRDGDADPTCATGPGIYTDLTAHRDWIERTTAR, encoded by the coding sequence ATGGGCAAGCCCGGCACAGCGGCACTGTTCGCGGCGGTGGGAGCGGTCGCGCTCACGGCGGTGTTGGCGCCACCCGCTTCGGCGATCATCGGAGGTCATGACGCCACCGCGGACTACCCGTTCATGGTGAGCGTGCAGAAGGACGGCCACCACTACTGCGGGGCGACGCTGATCGAACCGGATTGGATCGTGACCGCCGGGCACTGCACGGTGAACGTCGAGCCCGAGCAGCTGTCCGTGCGGATCGGGGACCACGACCGCACGAAGGGCGCCGAAGCCCAGGTCACCGAGGTCATCGCGCACCCGGACTTCTCCTACGAGCCGTTCCGCGCCGACGTCGCCGTGATGAAGCTGGACCATCCCGTGGACGCGCAGCCCGTCGAGATCGCCGCGGAACCCGGCCCGATCGGCACCGGCACCCGCCTCCTCGGCTGGGGGATGACCTGCGAGGACGGCAGCGAATGCCCGGACCCGCCGAGCACGCTGCAGGAGCTGGACAGCGAACTCGTCCCGGACGACCGGTGCACCGAGAACTACGACCCGGACAACGAGCTGTGCACCGACAGCCCCACCGAGAACGCGCAGGCGTGCATCCTCGACTCCGGCGGCCCGCAGCTCAAGGGTCGCCCCGGTGACTGGCGGCTGATCGGCGCGACCAGCCGCGACGGCGACGCCGACCCGACGTGCGCCACCGGCCCCGGCATCTACACCGACCTCACCGCCCACCGCGACTGGATCGAGCGGACCACCGCGCGCTGA
- a CDS encoding L,D-transpeptidase: MTARTRSARTTPAPRRVLGCARSSLLAGGLAALLAGCGGGALPPAPAAESAAPAPVGQADRVDLTGLPAASTFGDIDSAGTDPAPDAATDGVVLRVERDVAVHGTPGGPAFAKLPAMQLGNPTWVPVIARHADWAQVLLPSRPNSSSGWIRVGPANPVTQARTPYRVDVDVDAKRLVVREGDREIGAWTVGVGSPDSPTPRGRTYLMAAIEETVTDFSPIILPLGTHSETFNSYGGGPGTVALHGWPDPAVFGEEASDGCVRVPPDALRLLSTLPLGTLVLLQ, from the coding sequence ATGACAGCGCGAACCCGATCCGCCCGCACCACCCCGGCGCCACGCCGGGTGCTCGGCTGCGCGCGATCGTCGCTGCTGGCCGGTGGCCTCGCGGCGTTGCTCGCCGGGTGCGGGGGCGGTGCGCTGCCACCTGCTCCGGCAGCGGAATCCGCCGCCCCCGCACCGGTTGGACAAGCCGACCGGGTCGACCTCACCGGACTTCCCGCGGCCAGCACCTTCGGCGACATCGACAGCGCGGGGACCGACCCCGCGCCGGACGCCGCCACCGACGGCGTCGTGCTGCGCGTCGAGCGGGACGTGGCCGTGCACGGCACGCCCGGCGGACCTGCTTTCGCCAAACTGCCCGCGATGCAGCTCGGCAATCCCACCTGGGTTCCGGTGATCGCCCGGCATGCCGACTGGGCGCAGGTCCTGCTCCCCTCCCGCCCGAACAGCAGCAGCGGCTGGATCCGCGTCGGCCCGGCGAACCCGGTCACCCAGGCCCGCACGCCGTACCGCGTCGACGTCGACGTCGACGCGAAGCGGCTGGTGGTGCGGGAAGGCGACCGCGAGATCGGCGCCTGGACCGTCGGGGTGGGCTCGCCGGACTCCCCGACACCGCGCGGGCGCACCTACCTGATGGCCGCGATCGAAGAGACGGTCACGGACTTCAGCCCCATCATCCTTCCCCTCGGCACCCACTCCGAGACCTTCAACAGTTACGGAGGCGGACCGGGAACCGTCGCACTGCACGGCTGGCCGGATCCGGCCGTGTTCGGCGAAGAAGCCAGCGACGGCTGTGTGCGAGTACCGCCGGACGCATTACGGCTGCTGAGCACACTGCCGCTGGGAACGCTCGTGTTGCTGCAGTGA
- the hisC gene encoding histidinol-phosphate transaminase translates to MTVRIRADLDQLPAYVAGRTVAGSLKLASNEVSAGPLPSVTEAIARAAGEVHRYPDMGATRLTDALATRLDVDPARIAVGCGSVGLCEQLVQITCTTEDSVVYPWRSFEAYPIMSHIVGATQIQVPLTAEHALDLDAMAAAITPDTRLVFVCSPNNPTGPAVRRAELERFLDSVRSDVLVVLDEAYREFVTDPDVPDGVELAARYDNVLVLRTFSKAYGLAGLRIGYAIGPAHVAEALRKVCVPFSVNAVGQAAALASLDAQDELRARCAAIASERVRVRDELLALGFEVPETQANFVWLPLGDRAAEFSEHCLTERVVVRAFAGSGVRITIGDTGENDTLLAAAKTFHPAG, encoded by the coding sequence ATGACCGTCCGCATCCGCGCCGACCTCGACCAGCTGCCCGCCTACGTCGCCGGACGCACCGTCGCCGGATCGCTGAAGCTGGCCAGCAACGAAGTCTCGGCGGGCCCGCTGCCCAGCGTCACCGAGGCCATCGCGCGAGCCGCCGGCGAGGTGCACCGCTACCCGGACATGGGCGCCACCCGCCTCACCGACGCGCTCGCCACCCGCCTCGACGTCGACCCGGCGCGGATCGCGGTCGGCTGCGGCTCGGTCGGCCTGTGCGAGCAGCTCGTGCAGATCACCTGCACCACCGAGGACTCCGTCGTCTACCCGTGGCGGTCGTTCGAGGCGTACCCGATCATGAGCCACATCGTCGGCGCCACCCAGATCCAGGTGCCGCTGACCGCCGAGCACGCGCTCGACCTCGACGCGATGGCCGCCGCGATCACCCCGGACACCCGGCTCGTCTTCGTGTGCAGCCCGAACAACCCCACCGGCCCCGCCGTGCGCCGCGCGGAACTGGAGCGGTTCCTCGACTCGGTCCGCTCCGACGTGCTCGTCGTGCTGGACGAGGCCTACCGCGAGTTCGTCACCGACCCGGACGTGCCCGACGGCGTCGAGCTGGCCGCCCGCTACGACAACGTGCTCGTGCTGCGGACCTTCTCCAAGGCCTACGGCCTCGCGGGCCTGCGCATCGGTTACGCCATCGGCCCGGCGCACGTGGCGGAGGCGCTGCGCAAGGTGTGCGTCCCGTTCAGCGTCAACGCGGTCGGCCAGGCCGCCGCGCTGGCCTCCCTCGACGCGCAGGACGAGCTGCGGGCGCGTTGCGCCGCGATCGCCTCCGAGCGGGTGCGGGTCCGGGACGAGCTGCTGGCCCTCGGCTTCGAGGTGCCCGAGACGCAGGCCAACTTCGTGTGGCTGCCGCTGGGTGACCGCGCCGCCGAGTTCAGCGAGCACTGCCTCACCGAGCGCGTCGTGGTGCGCGCGTTCGCCGGTTCCGGCGTGCGCATCACCATCGGCGACACCGGCGAGAACGACACCCTGCTCGCCGCGGCCAAGACCTTCCACCCGGCGGGCTGA
- a CDS encoding dienelactone hydrolase family protein encodes MTETRTETLALTDGTELRLTVAEPENVVRGGLVVLHEARGVTDRVRTLVGALADEGWLTVAPHLYHREGTDEFSDDHAEEQVLDQVQRLSGESILADSDASFVWLTDQGVPGDRQGVIGFDIGGSAALVVAASRSLGAAVTVAGGGILSPLSDGLPPLVEIAGELAGPWLGIYGAADSRIPSDEVNKLRDAAATARVATDVVHFSSGEHRFDTDLDAAVEAWQRARNWFDTHLR; translated from the coding sequence ATGACCGAAACCCGGACCGAGACGCTCGCGCTCACGGACGGCACCGAGCTCCGGCTGACCGTCGCCGAGCCGGAGAACGTCGTGCGCGGCGGGCTGGTGGTGCTGCACGAGGCGCGCGGCGTCACCGACCGGGTGCGCACCCTGGTCGGCGCCCTCGCCGACGAGGGCTGGCTGACCGTGGCGCCGCACCTGTACCACCGCGAGGGCACCGACGAGTTCTCCGACGACCACGCCGAGGAACAAGTGCTCGACCAGGTGCAACGACTATCGGGCGAGTCGATCCTGGCCGATTCCGACGCCTCCTTCGTGTGGCTGACCGACCAGGGCGTGCCCGGCGACCGCCAAGGCGTGATCGGCTTCGACATCGGCGGCTCGGCCGCGCTGGTGGTGGCGGCGAGCCGGAGCCTGGGCGCCGCGGTGACCGTGGCGGGCGGCGGCATCCTGAGCCCGCTGTCCGACGGCCTGCCCCCGCTGGTGGAGATCGCCGGGGAGCTGGCCGGACCGTGGCTGGGCATCTACGGCGCCGCCGACTCCCGCATCCCGTCGGACGAGGTGAACAAGCTGCGCGACGCCGCGGCGACGGCCCGTGTGGCGACCGACGTGGTGCACTTCAGCAGCGGCGAGCACCGCTTCGACACCGATCTGGACGCGGCGGTGGAGGCCTGGCAGCGGGCGCGCAACTGGTTCGACACGCACCTCCGCTGA